In one Drosophila albomicans strain 15112-1751.03 chromosome X, ASM965048v2, whole genome shotgun sequence genomic region, the following are encoded:
- the LOC117568623 gene encoding probable RNA-binding protein 19 produces the protein MSRIIVKQLPKQISEEKLRNIFGAKGTITDLQLKYTADGKFRQFGFIGYSSEAEAEAAIKHFNNTCIQTSRVKVELCASLGSEEKPQSWSKYAKDSKKNLEKQKAAEQPAADEEDKKREKNKQSKVDTILGKHKDDPAFQEFMQAHDKTRSLWANDAGLNTAETAKDDDDEDDEEEKETNAVASKGKSGSASSNVDAAAEKESDEDNDDDDDNEEEEEETGEKLAEKPISDLEYMKSLMAGKQSETSTAKPKAQTPKADKSNLELFTIKMHNVPYNIKRQDVIKFFKPLKPYSVRLPSKVHGFCYVGFKTEKDMAKGMLKNKSFIKGKQVFFSDFTEKNKLTKANRNGETAAVGDASASGSNAKWKQQQDSLRSEENISDSGRIFFRNLAYTTTEDDLQQLFKQYGPVVEINLPVDKITRQIKGFGTVTFMMPEHAVQAFNALDGSDFRGRLLHLLPGKELDNAADEQRDIDNDASLSFKQKKALKLKQNAQKPIGWNSLFLGANAVADLLAKQFNTSKERILDTSEGGSSAAVRLALGETQIVIEMKKFLEEEGVRLSAFDEPNQKRSNTVILAKNLPAATDIKELTPLFSKFGPIGRIVLPPSGVTALIEFCEPSEARLAFKRLAYTKFKSAPLYLEWAPEHTFTKTLNGEAIIPKTEPKEEPEVKQEEQKKETAVAEDEDDEPEVETTIFLRNLNFKTTLETVRKHFQHLGTIHTVEIAKRKDPQNPRVLNSMGCGFIQFKKAAVASRALKDMQLTQIDGNLVELKRSDRVLNTQIDTGRRRQVEKKQQNGTKILVRNIPFQANYREVRDIFKVFGELTSLRMPKKMTPGEDSHRGFGFVDFVSKSDAKRAFDAVGASTHLYGRRLVLEWASKDDQNDVEELRKRTAAKFDNNQAAVEAKRSRRAFFDVDSNVQPVANEEDEE, from the exons ATTCGGTTTCATTGGCTACAGCAGCGAGGCCGAGGCTGAAGCGGCCATCAAGCACTTTAACAACACTTGCATTCAAACAAGCCGCGTAAAGGTGGAATTATGTGCATCGCTGGGTAGCGAGGAGAAGCCACAATCGTGGAGCAAATACGCCAAGGATAGCAAAAAGAATCTGGAAAAACAGAAGGCAGCTGAGCAGCCTGCAGCAGACGAGGAGGACAAGAAACGAGAAAAGAACAAGCAGTCCAAAGTAGATACCATACTGGGCAAGCATAAAGATGATCCGGCATTCCAGGAGTTTATGCAAGCGCACGACAAGACACGCTCGTTGTGGGCCAACGATGCGGGACTAAACACTGCCGAAACAGccaaagatgatgatgatgaagacgatgaggaggagaaggagacgaATGCGGTTGCATCAAAGGGAAAAAGTGGAAGTGCCAGTAGCAACGTTGATGCTGCAGCGGAAAAGGAATCAGATGAGGacaatgacgatgacgatgataacgaggaggaggaagaggagacTGGCGAAAAGTTGGCCGAGAAACCCATCAGTGATCTGGAGTACATGAAGTCCCTGATGGCGGGCAAGCAAAGCGAAACCTCAACAGCCAAGCCAAAGGCACAAACACCGAAAGCAGACAAGAGTAATTTGGAGCTGTTTACCATCAAGATGCACAATGTGCCATACAACATAAAGCGTCAGGATGTTATCAAGTTCTTCAAACCACTCAAACCGTATTCTGTGCGTTTGCCGAGCAAAGTGCATGGATTTTGCTATGTGGGCTTCAAGACGGAGAAGGATATGGCCAAGGGCATGCTGAAGAACAAGAGTTTCATCAAGGGTAAACAGGTGTTCTTCTCTGACTTTACCGAAAAGAACAAGCTGACCAAGGCGAATCGAAATGGTGAAACTGCAGCTGTTGGCGATGCGTCAGCAAGTGGCAGCAATGCTAAGTGGAAACAACAGCAGGATAGTTTGCGCAGCGAGGAGAACATCTCGGATTCCGGCCGCATCTTCTTTCGCAATCTGGCATACACCACAACGGAGGACGATCTCCAGCAGTTGTTCAAACAGTATGGTCCTGTGGTCGAGATCAATTTGCCAGTGGACAAGATTACGCGTCAAATCAAAGGCTTTGGCACCGTTACATTCATGATGCCCGAGCATGCGGTGCAAGCTTTTAATGCGCTCGACGGCAGCGATTTTCGTGGCCGACTGCTGCATCTGCTGCCCGGCAAGGAGCTGGACAATGCCGCCGACGAGCAGCGGGATATCGATAACGATGCAAGTCTTTCGTTTAAGCAGAAAAAGGCGCTGAAATTGAAGCAGAACGCACAGAAACCAATTGGATGGAACTCTTTGTTTCTGGGCGCCAATGCTGTGGCTGATCTACTGGCTAAGCAGTTCAACACCAGCAAGGAGCGCATCCTGGACACCAGCGAAGGTGGCAGCAGTGCTGCCGTTCGCCTGGCGCTCGGCGAAACGCAAATTGTCATCGAAATGAAAAAGTTCCTGGAGGAGGAAGGTGTGCGTCTCAGCGCCTTCGATGAACCCAATCAAAAGCGCTCCAACACTGTGATACTGGCTAAGAATTTGCCCGCTGCAACCGACATCAAGGAGCTGACGCCGCTGTTTAGCAAATTCGGTCCGATCGGACGCATTGTGCTGCCCCCAAGTGGCGTCACAGCGCTCATCGAGTTCTGCGAACCATCTGAAGCACGACTGGCCTTCAAGAGGCTGGCCTACACCAAGTTCAAGAGTGCTCCGCTGTATTTGGAATGGGCACCGGAGCATACGTTCACCAAGACACTAAACGGCGAGGCCATCATACCGAAGACCGAACCCAAAGAAGAGCCAGAAGTCAAGCAGGAGGAGCAGAAAAAAGAGACTGCAGTTGCagaggatgaggatgatgagCCGGAAGTGGAGACAACCATTTTCCTGCGTAATCTCAACTTTAAGACAACGTTGGAAACAGTGCGTAAGCACTTTCAGCACCTGGGCACCATTCACACTGTGGAAATAGCCAAGCGCAAGGATCCCCAGAACCCACGAGTCCTCAACTCAATGGGATGTGGCTTTATACAGTTTAAGAAAGCAGCAGTCGCCTCACGCGCTCTCAAAGACATGCAATTGACCCAAATTGATGGCAATCTAGTCGAGCTCAAGCGCAGCGATCGTGTGCTCAA CACTCAGATTGATACCGGACGTCGTCGCCAGGTGGAGAAGAAGCAACAGAATGGCACCAAGATTCTCGTGCGAAATATTCCCTTCCAAGCGAATTATCGCGAGGTGCGCGACATATTCAA AGTTTTTGGCGAGCTGACGTCACTGCGCATGCCCAAAAAGATGACACCTGGCGAGGATTCACATCGTGGCTTTGGCTTCGTTGATTTTGTCAGCAAATCGGACGCAAAGCGTGCCTTTGATGCGGTAGGCGCCAGTACGCATTTGTATGGACGTCGTTTGGTACTGGAGTGGGCCTCCAAGGACGATCAAAACGATGTGGAGGAGTTGCGCAAGCGCACAGCAGCCAAATTTGATAATAATCAGGCGGCAGTGGAAGCAAAGCGCAGCCGTCGTGCCTTCTTCGATGTCGATAGCAACGTTCAACCGGTTGCTAACGAGGAGGACGAGGAATAA